The sequence TTTTACGACGCTGTCCCGTGATTTTTTACGAGTTTATCAAAATTGACACACCCGCAAGGCCATTTCGGCCCGCTTTTAAAATTAAAAATTAATAATCTCAATTAGTTATACAGATAAGCCGCTTCTAAAACGCGGCCCCCATGGTAAACTCCCATCGCCCGCCCTTGTTTTCCCCTTCCTTGGCGTTGATGACATACCCGTTTTCAAGGCGAATGGGCCCAATGGGCGACAGCCACCGGATTCCGTACCCGGCGCTCTGGCGCAAATCTCCCAGGGCGACGTTTTTATGGTCAAAGACATCCCCGGCGTCGAAAAAAAGAACCCCCACCATTCCCGCCTTGCTGAGGCCGGGAAGAGGAAGAATCAGCTCGGCGTTGAACTGAACGAACTTGTCCCCGCCTTTTTTGCCCTTCTCCGCCACGTCCTTTCGGTATTCCTCGGGATAAATGTCCTGCCAGTCAAAACCCCGGAGGGAGTTCATGCCGCCCAGGTAGAACCTCTCGTAATCAGGCAGTCCGCCGGGGGAATCCCTGTTTTCAATCACATAGCCGGCCCTGGCGTGCAAAAATCCCACGATTCCCTTGAAAATGGGGAAATACCATCCGGAGTCGCCGATGTATTTTGTGAATTTCAAATCCCCGCCCAAACCCGCGTACTTCACCGTCAGCCGGTGGTCAAATCCCTCGGTGGGATTAAAGGGCCGGTCGGTGGAGTCGTATCGAAGGATGGAGGAAACGCTGCTTTCCGTGAAGGAGTCGCCGCTTTCGGCCATATCCTTGATGGATTCCGGGGCGTCGAAGTTGACGTTTTCAATGTCGCTGATGTCATAGGAGTATGAAAAATACAGCCGGGTATAATCAAAAATGCCGTAGCCCAGCCGAATTCCCCCGCCTTTGCTGTCTTTGTCGTAGGTGGCGTAATCCCGGATCCAGTTGTACACGTCAAAGCCCGCCGAAAGGGGAATGTCGAAAAGCCACGGCTCGGTGAAACTCAGCGTGTACTTGTTGCTGGTTCCGCCGACCTCTCCCTGGAGCTTCAATGTCTGTCCCCGGCCGAAAAGATTGTTCTGGGCCACCGAGGCCATAAAGAAGAAGTCGTTGACGCTGCTGTGGCCCCCGCCCACGGTAAACGCGCCTGTGGGTTTTTCCTTGATCCTGACTTTAATGTCCAGCTTTTCGTCGGAATCGCCCTTGGCCTCTTCGATTGAAACCTCCTCAAAGTAACCCGTTCGATTTAAGTTCCGGACGCTTCTTTTCAGTTTTTTGCTGTCATATAAGTCCGCCTCGTAAAGTTTGAGCTGTCTGCGGATGACCTTGTCCCGGGTGTTGGTGTTGCCCGCTATGGAAATCTGCCCGATAAAAAACTGTTTTCCCTTGGAAATTCGATACGTGATATCCACCGACGACTTTTCCGGGTTCCGTTTGACCACCGGGGAGATATCCACCTTGGCGTAGGATTTCTCGGTGTAGATATCCGAAAGGCGCAAAATGTCCCTTCGGACGATTTCCCGGTTGAAAAATTCTTCATCGGTGATTTTCAGCGCCTTTTTCAGATCGCCGGCCGGCATGATCATGTCCCCGTCCACGCTGACTTTCCCGATGGAAAACCGGCTCCCCTCATCAATGCCGATGGAGATGAATATCGATTTCTCCTTGATCTCAACCACGGGCTCGGAAATTTTCACGTCCATATAGCCGTTTGTGGCGTAATGGGCCTTGAGTCTCTCAATGTCCTGGCTCAGATCGTCCCGGTCCAGGTCTCCGGCCGATGTGATAAAAGAAAAAAGACTCTTTTCGGAAATCTTCATCTTCCCCAAAAGGGTTCTGGCCTTGTAAGAAACGTTTCCGGTGAAAACGATTTTTTTGATCAGCGCCTTTTTTCCCTCTTTGATGTCAAAGGTCAGGTTGACCTGGTTTTTGTCCAGGTCCTCGGTTTTGTAAGACACGTGAACGTTGTGATAATTTTTCCCCTTGTAAAACTCCTCCACCCTCTCCATGCTGCGGTTGACCTTGACAATATCGAGAAATGAGCCGGTTTTAAGGGTCAGGCTTTCCTTTACTTTTTCGTCATCAAAGGTCTTGTTTCCCCGGATCTTAACCTGATGGACCGTGGGCTTTTCTTTGACATAAAACGTGATGTTTTTTCCATCCGGATCATCCATGGCCTCGATTCGAATGTCATCGAAAAATCCCATTTTATAAACGGCTTTAATGTCCCGGGAAATGGCCCCGGGATTATAGATGTCCCCGGGTCCGCTTTCAATCCGCTTTTCAATGGCGTCTTTTCCGATCAGCGCGTTCCCCTTGATCTCCAGGGTCTTGATCCTTTCGAGCTTAAAGAGTTTTTTGCCGAAATGATTGGCGAGTTTTTTGATGGTGGCCGGCAGATTCTGGATGCTTTCTCCCTCCACAAAAAAAACGTATGGGGGATTATTCTCAAAGGAGGTGATCATCCGGGCGTCCAGGCTTATCCTTTTGTCAATCCAGCTCAAACTTCCGTGTATGACATAATCGGCGCCGTGCCAGATTCCCAGGCTCCGCAAATCCTCAAGCTCGTCCCCGGAGCCCTTGATATCCCGTTCCTGCTCCACGAGGGTGGCCCCGTCGTTCTTCAGGTGGGTCTTGATAACGCTGGATATTTCGCTTTTCAGGTAGGACACATTCTTCGCCGCGTGTATCTCGAAGGGCAGCACCAGCACGTTGACCGGCTCCCGGGCCAAAAGCGCGTCTGAAAAAAAACAGACCAGCATCAATATATATATGGGTAATCGTTTCATCATGTCGAATCCTTATTCAAAACGGTTTATGGGGAAGATACGCCACTTTGCTCCATTATATTGCCATCAATGATGGTCATTCTGCGCGACATGGCCGCGGCCAGCTCCATGTCATGGGTGGCCACCACCAGGGTCATGCCCAACTCCCGGTTGACCTTAAGGAGCAGGTCATGCGTCTGATCGCTGTTGGTCTTGTCCAGATTGCCCGTGGGCTCATCCGCCAGAAGAATGTCGGGACGCCCGATGAGCGCCCGGGCCAGCGCCGCGCGCTGACGCTCTCCCCCGGAAAGCTTGCCCACCATATGGGACATCCGGTCCCCGAGGCCCACCTGCTCCAGGATCTCCCGGGCCCGGGACCCGGCCTCGCCAAAGGCCGTCCCCCGTATCAGCATGGGCATCATGGTGTTTTCCAGGGTGGAGAATTCTTTCAGCAAATGATGGAACTGGAAGACAAATCCCACAGACCGGTTCCTGAACCGCGCCAGCCGGTCATCGCCGTATTTAAATATGTCCCGGCCTTTAAACAGAAAGGTCCCGGCGGACGGACGGTCCAGGGCGCCCATGATATGCAGCAGGGATGATTTCCCGATTCCCGACTTCCCCACCACGGCCACGGTCTCCCCGGCCCGGATCTTAAAATCCATCCCTTTTAAAACGTCGATTCCGCCGGCGGCGGCGTTCTTTCCATGATTGATCCGGTACGTTTTTTTTAAACCCCGGGCCTCCAGAATGACGTCCGGTCGCCTGTCCTCCATTGGGTCTCGTCTCCTCGACTCGCGATCCTCTTTCAATTGTATCTGACCGCCTCCACCGGATCAAGCTCCGAAGCCTTGTGAGACGGATAAAGCGTGGCCAGAAAACAGATCAGAACGGCGGAGACCATGATCAGCGCCACATCCGTCATTTCCAGCTTTACAGGCAACTTTGTGGAAAAATAATACACCTCTCCGGGCAGCTCGAAAATTTTGTAGCGCTTCAAAATCCCGCACAGCAAAAAACCCAGTCCCATGCCGGTCACGGAGCCGATGAGGCCGGTGGCCATTCCCCGGAACACAAAAATCCTCCGGATGCTTTTGTTGGGGGCCCCCATGGCCTTGAGGATGGCGATGTCCCGGGTTTTTTCCATCACCATCATGATCAGGGCGCTGGCGATGTTAAACGCCGCCACCAGGATAATCAGGGTCAAAATCACAAACATCGCCGTTTTCTCAATTTTCAGCGCCGAAAAAAGACTTTGGTTCATCTCCATCCAGTCCCGGGTGAAGTATGAAAAGCCCAGGGCCTCGTCGATTTTTTTCGAAATTTCTTTGGCCTGGTAAATATCCGAGACCCGAATGTCCACCCCGGAAACCCGGCCCGGCATGCGCATGATATTCTGGGCCTGGTGAAGATGAATGTAGGCGAAGGAGCCGTCAAACTCGTACAGGCCGGATTTAAAAAAGCCCGCCACCCGGAAACGCTTCATGGCCGGGACATGGCCCACCGGGGACAGGGCCCCCCGGGAGGAGATGACGTACAGGACATCCCCCTTTGAAATGCCCAGGTTGCCGGCCAGCTCGCTTCCCAGGACGATTCCCGGCTCCGGGCCGGCTTCCCCGCCGGCGTCCTCTTCAAAAGATATTCCCCCAAGGGTTTTGAGCACCCGGCCCGACGATTCGGGATCGATTCCCCTCAAAACCGCGCCCGAAAGTCCCATCGGGGTTTTGAGCATGACCTGGGTGTAAATAAAAGGCGTGGCCGCCTCAACCCCCTCGACGCTTTCCACGATTTCAATGACTTTCTCATGGTTGTCAAAGGGCCGTCCATAGCGCGTCAGCGAAATGTGGGACTGGCCCCCGAGAATCCGGCTCTTGAGATCGGCCTCAAATCCGGACATGACGGCGATGACCACGATAAGCGCCATGACCCCCACCGCCACTCCGGCGGTGGACAAAACCGTGATAAGCGAAATAAAGGTCTGTTTCTGTTTGGCCTTCATGTATCGGCGGCCGACGAAAAATTCAAAAAACATGACAGTCAGTTTCTGATAACCTCGTAAAAAAGCTTGGGATGGCTAAGTTAAAAATTCGATATACAAGGCGCGGTGGTTGTTTTTAATTGAGGCAATACATGTATAGTGCGTCGCAAATGAATTGATACCAATTTGTTCGAATTATTGGGCGTCCATCTTTATATCTGTCACCCAGAATTCATTCTCGATTTTTCTTATTTTCTTAATGATTTTATCACATATCGTAGCCGTGACTTTATTAAATCCGCAATCAAGTTGCTTGATCAGGTTCTTCATGGTGAAGTCACAATTTCTGGCCACATAATTTTTTACTAAACCCCAACATATTTCTATTGGTTGCAGTTCCGGGTGATACGGTGGCGTTCTGAGAACCTTATGCCCAAATGATATAGCTATTTCGTCGATTGCATAGATTGGCTCAGGGGCCATTTTCATCAAAATCTCGATCAACTCAGCCTTTAGACAATCATCACGACAGTAAACTTTATTTTTTTCAAGCCATTCTTTAATTTTTTTCTTCGAGCTTTTTGGTGTCGGTGGAGAATGTTCTGAAAGGATATTGTGGTATGAGGCATTATCCATGATTATAAGGGACTTTTTCGGAATATTGGGGAGGAGCATCTCAATAAACCATTTTTTAAATAACTCCCAATTCATTTGACCGTGATAATCCCCTGTTTTTCTCGTGCTCTTAAACACAAGTTTTGAACCTGGAACCCAACCCGCTTTAGTTATCGCATTGATAATGATAAGACGTTCGCCTTTGCCTGTCGGCTTTTGTACCCAAGGACCGTCTTCACCGTAATACCATATAAAATTATTGCTGTGATTCTTGTTTACATATGACTCATCAAGATAAACTTCCGGACGAATTGTGTCAGCGCTTTTTCCGGGGACTCTATTGTCTCTCATTTCGCGCAAATAACGCTGTCTGGCGGCAACCACATGGTCCTTTTCTTTTAAATGCTGAGAACGCACTCCCTGACCAAATTCAAACCCCCACCTGTTAAGTGTTCTGCCTAACGTCGCTTTATTAAATGATTCGCCGGGATATCGCTCCTCTAAGAAATTTTTGATGTCTGCAAGCGTTATGTGTTCCCCTTTTTTGTTTGCGGTTCGAATATATGACCGAGCAGATTCCTGGTAGGAAACGTTAACAGCATATATCGGTCGTCCACGCAGTTTTGCAGGCTTATCAAGCAGCCCGGGATCGCGATTGTAATCGGCC is a genomic window of Candidatus Desulfarcum epimagneticum containing:
- the bamA gene encoding Outer membrane protein assembly factor BamA, producing MMKRLPIYILMLVCFFSDALLAREPVNVLVLPFEIHAAKNVSYLKSEISSVIKTHLKNDGATLVEQERDIKGSGDELEDLRSLGIWHGADYVIHGSLSWIDKRISLDARMITSFENNPPYVFFVEGESIQNLPATIKKLANHFGKKLFKLERIKTLEIKGNALIGKDAIEKRIESGPGDIYNPGAISRDIKAVYKMGFFDDIRIEAMDDPDGKNITFYVKEKPTVHQVKIRGNKTFDDEKVKESLTLKTGSFLDIVKVNRSMERVEEFYKGKNYHNVHVSYKTEDLDKNQVNLTFDIKEGKKALIKKIVFTGNVSYKARTLLGKMKISEKSLFSFITSAGDLDRDDLSQDIERLKAHYATNGYMDVKISEPVVEIKEKSIFISIGIDEGSRFSIGKVSVDGDMIMPAGDLKKALKITDEEFFNREIVRRDILRLSDIYTEKSYAKVDISPVVKRNPEKSSVDITYRISKGKQFFIGQISIAGNTNTRDKVIRRQLKLYEADLYDSKKLKRSVRNLNRTGYFEEVSIEEAKGDSDEKLDIKVRIKEKPTGAFTVGGGHSSVNDFFFMASVAQNNLFGRGQTLKLQGEVGGTSNKYTLSFTEPWLFDIPLSAGFDVYNWIRDYATYDKDSKGGGIRLGYGIFDYTRLYFSYSYDISDIENVNFDAPESIKDMAESGDSFTESSVSSILRYDSTDRPFNPTEGFDHRLTVKYAGLGGDLKFTKYIGDSGWYFPIFKGIVGFLHARAGYVIENRDSPGGLPDYERFYLGGMNSLRGFDWQDIYPEEYRKDVAEKGKKGGDKFVQFNAELILPLPGLSKAGMVGVLFFDAGDVFDHKNVALGDLRQSAGYGIRWLSPIGPIRLENGYVINAKEGENKGGRWEFTMGAAF
- the lolD gene encoding outer membrane-specific lipoprotein transporter subunit; ATP-binding component of ABC superfamily (Evidence 2a : Function from experimental evidences in other organisms; PubMedId : 10783239; Product type t : transporter), which codes for MEDRRPDVILEARGLKKTYRINHGKNAAAGGIDVLKGMDFKIRAGETVAVVGKSGIGKSSLLHIMGALDRPSAGTFLFKGRDIFKYGDDRLARFRNRSVGFVFQFHHLLKEFSTLENTMMPMLIRGTAFGEAGSRAREILEQVGLGDRMSHMVGKLSGGERQRAALARALIGRPDILLADEPTGNLDKTNSDQTHDLLLKVNRELGMTLVVATHDMELAAAMSRRMTIIDGNIMEQSGVSSP
- a CDS encoding Lipoprotein-releasing system transmembrane subunit LolC, with the translated sequence MFFEFFVGRRYMKAKQKQTFISLITVLSTAGVAVGVMALIVVIAVMSGFEADLKSRILGGQSHISLTRYGRPFDNHEKVIEIVESVEGVEAATPFIYTQVMLKTPMGLSGAVLRGIDPESSGRVLKTLGGISFEEDAGGEAGPEPGIVLGSELAGNLGISKGDVLYVISSRGALSPVGHVPAMKRFRVAGFFKSGLYEFDGSFAYIHLHQAQNIMRMPGRVSGVDIRVSDIYQAKEISKKIDEALGFSYFTRDWMEMNQSLFSALKIEKTAMFVILTLIILVAAFNIASALIMMVMEKTRDIAILKAMGAPNKSIRRIFVFRGMATGLIGSVTGMGLGFLLCGILKRYKIFELPGEVYYFSTKLPVKLEMTDVALIMVSAVLICFLATLYPSHKASELDPVEAVRYN
- a CDS encoding transposase, producing the protein MFSCRGKPLTPEIKKVTVSVKQYFDRNKIIPAEPSVKRAADALGIGVATVKRIMADYNRDPGLLDKPAKLRGRPIYAVNVSYQESARSYIRTANKKGEHITLADIKNFLEERYPGESFNKATLGRTLNRWGFEFGQGVRSQHLKEKDHVVAARQRYLREMRDNRVPGKSADTIRPEVYLDESYVNKNHSNNFIWYYGEDGPWVQKPTGKGERLIIINAITKAGWVPGSKLVFKSTRKTGDYHGQMNWELFKKWFIEMLLPNIPKKSLIIMDNASYHNILSEHSPPTPKSSKKKIKEWLEKNKVYCRDDCLKAELIEILMKMAPEPIYAIDEIAISFGHKVLRTPPYHPELQPIEICWGLVKNYVARNCDFTMKNLIKQLDCGFNKVTATICDKIIKKIRKIENEFWVTDIKMDAQ